One Epidermidibacterium keratini DNA segment encodes these proteins:
- a CDS encoding FtsW/RodA/SpoVE family cell cycle protein — MTALATSTPGKATAAPAFPKRRNAELAMLIFATVLVIGAQIATDLALTDGLDPQIWLYALGFIGVWGAAHIVVRIVAPYADPILLPCVALLNGLGLVMIRRLDFADEEYAVSEGLPVPDPTANSQIAWMVIGVAMFIALLFVYRDHRTLGKFTFTLGAIGLFLLVLPAILPGAIAPTINGAKIWIRVAGFSIQPGEFAKVALLISFAGYLVAKRDVMSLASKKFLGMEFPRARDLGPIMVVWAVSLLVLMFEKDLGSSLLFFGIFVALLYIATEKLSWVIIGLLMFLGGAFVAYQLFGHVQQRVEAWLDPFGAGDAGYQLRQAMFGLGTGGIFGTGWGNGHPDNVPLPKSDFITAALGEELGLVGLVAILVLYVVIVERGFRTSLLVRDSFGTLLAAGIAFSIGLQVFVIVGGVTGLIPLTGLTTPFLSAGGSSLLANFILIALLVRISDAARRPAARPVTKGNVSEQTLQLNRIDAAKIGTHKKESKARASKAHSAAFTGEPEAELHHGDPADGATEQLDHRPEASGRSAASEPGPPTAEFAPYTDDETPTRHEPGTGDAR, encoded by the coding sequence ATGACCGCCCTCGCAACCTCGACCCCCGGCAAAGCCACCGCGGCGCCGGCATTCCCGAAGCGGCGCAACGCCGAGCTGGCAATGCTCATCTTCGCCACTGTGCTGGTGATCGGCGCGCAGATCGCGACCGACCTCGCCCTCACCGACGGGCTCGATCCGCAGATCTGGCTCTATGCGCTCGGGTTCATCGGCGTCTGGGGTGCCGCCCACATCGTGGTGCGCATCGTCGCGCCGTACGCCGACCCGATCCTGCTGCCGTGCGTCGCGCTGCTCAACGGCCTCGGCCTGGTGATGATCCGCCGCCTGGACTTCGCCGACGAGGAGTACGCCGTCTCCGAGGGCCTGCCGGTGCCCGACCCCACCGCGAACTCGCAGATCGCCTGGATGGTCATCGGCGTGGCGATGTTCATCGCGCTGCTGTTTGTCTATCGCGACCACCGCACGCTGGGGAAGTTCACCTTCACCCTCGGGGCCATCGGCCTGTTCTTGCTTGTGCTCCCGGCGATCCTGCCCGGCGCGATCGCGCCCACCATCAACGGCGCGAAGATCTGGATCCGGGTCGCCGGCTTCTCCATCCAGCCCGGCGAGTTCGCGAAGGTCGCGCTGCTGATCTCGTTTGCCGGCTACCTCGTCGCCAAGCGCGACGTCATGTCGCTGGCCAGCAAGAAGTTCCTCGGGATGGAGTTCCCGCGCGCCCGCGACCTCGGCCCGATCATGGTGGTGTGGGCGGTCAGCCTGCTGGTGCTGATGTTCGAGAAGGACCTCGGCTCCTCGCTGCTCTTCTTCGGCATCTTCGTCGCCCTGCTCTACATCGCGACCGAGAAGCTGTCGTGGGTCATCATCGGGCTGCTGATGTTCCTCGGCGGCGCCTTCGTGGCCTACCAGCTCTTCGGGCACGTCCAGCAACGCGTCGAGGCCTGGCTCGACCCGTTCGGTGCCGGCGATGCCGGATACCAGCTGCGCCAGGCAATGTTTGGACTTGGCACCGGCGGAATCTTCGGCACCGGCTGGGGCAACGGGCACCCGGACAACGTGCCGCTGCCCAAGTCGGACTTCATCACCGCAGCCCTCGGCGAGGAGCTGGGTCTCGTCGGGCTCGTCGCGATCCTGGTGCTGTACGTCGTCATCGTCGAGCGCGGCTTTCGCACCTCGCTGCTGGTGCGCGACTCGTTCGGCACGCTGCTGGCCGCCGGTATCGCCTTCTCCATCGGACTGCAGGTCTTCGTGATCGTCGGCGGCGTTACCGGCCTCATCCCGCTGACCGGCCTCACCACCCCGTTCCTGTCCGCCGGCGGCAGCTCGCTGCTGGCCAACTTCATCCTGATCGCATTGCTCGTGCGGATCTCCGACGCCGCCCGACGGCCAGCCGCCAGACCGGTCACCAAGGGCAACGTCAGCGAGCAGACGCTGCAGCTCAACCGGATCGACGCGGCCAAGATCGGCACCCACAAGAAGGAGTCCAAAGCCCGCGCCTCGAAGGCCCATAGCGCCGCGTTTACCGGTGAACCCGAGGCCGAGCTGCACCACGGTGACCCGGCTGACGGTGCGACCGAGCAGCTCGACCACCGCCCAGAGGCGTCGGGCAGGTCCGCGGCCAGCGAGCCCGGCCCGCCCACCGCAGAGTTCGCCCCCTACACCGACGACGAGACTCCGACGCGGCACGAGCCGGGCACCGGTGATGCGCGATGA